One Erysipelothrix amsterdamensis DNA window includes the following coding sequences:
- a CDS encoding helix-turn-helix domain-containing protein has product MGRKNKYPAEIKEQAINEYLNGIKGAPEIAEELSIDSSTLRSWVKKYQTYGIEVFSDKDRNKSYSKELKESAIRDYLEGAGSLKDISIKYGISSHEVLRGWIKKYNRLETIKDYDPKGEVYMTKGRKTTIEERQEIVAYCIEHDYDYKGTAERYELSYAQVYQWVKKYNELGDDGLLDKRGKRKQEDQLSNEERLERKVKLLERQLELKERENILLKKVKEIERGRYSPKQNKK; this is encoded by the coding sequence ATGGGGAGAAAGAATAAATATCCAGCCGAAATAAAAGAACAAGCAATTAATGAATATTTGAATGGCATAAAAGGTGCACCAGAAATAGCTGAAGAATTATCTATTGATTCTAGTACATTACGTAGTTGGGTGAAAAAGTATCAAACTTATGGTATTGAAGTTTTTTCAGATAAAGATCGAAACAAAAGTTATTCGAAAGAGCTCAAGGAATCCGCAATTAGGGATTATCTTGAAGGCGCAGGTTCTCTTAAAGATATTAGTATTAAATATGGTATAAGTTCCCATGAGGTTTTGCGCGGATGGATAAAAAAGTATAATAGACTTGAAACTATAAAGGATTACGATCCTAAAGGAGAAGTCTATATGACAAAAGGTAGAAAAACAACAATTGAGGAGCGTCAGGAAATTGTCGCATATTGTATTGAACATGACTACGATTATAAGGGGACTGCTGAGCGCTATGAACTTTCTTATGCTCAGGTTTATCAGTGGGTGAAAAAGTATAACGAATTGGGAGATGATGGTCTTCTTGATAAACGTGGCAAGCGAAAACAAGAAGATCAACTTAGTAATGAAGAACGTTTAGAACGTAAAGTAAAACTACTTGAAAGACAACTCGAACTGAAAGAACGCGAGAACATTCTATTAAAAAAAGTGAAGGAAATCGAAAGGGGGCGATATTCTCCAAAGCAAAACAAGAAGTAA
- a CDS encoding histidine phosphatase family protein: protein MKIVLVRHGYTTSNEEGTYSGWSDVHLSKQGIEDLKQYKLEYAYPKTERYYTSDLTRTIDTFEILYGKETPIYESSKELREIYFGDYEDVHGDDVSENYFDGFLINKRIAHGETLTEFSYRIISKLECILKDMKANSVESSTIVCHSGVIKTLLIFLENRPFLDFREIHAPNGMGYILDVDFDDSLNRIILNNVEELPKK from the coding sequence ATGAAAATTGTATTAGTAAGACATGGTTATACGACTTCTAATGAAGAAGGAACGTATTCAGGTTGGTCTGATGTTCATTTGTCAAAACAAGGAATCGAAGACTTAAAACAATATAAATTGGAGTACGCATATCCAAAAACAGAGCGTTATTACACATCTGATTTAACACGTACCATTGATACGTTTGAAATTCTTTACGGAAAAGAAACACCAATCTATGAATCAAGTAAAGAATTACGAGAAATATACTTTGGTGATTATGAAGATGTACATGGGGATGATGTATCGGAAAACTATTTTGATGGATTCCTTATCAATAAACGCATTGCTCATGGAGAAACGTTGACAGAATTTAGCTATCGCATTATATCTAAGTTGGAGTGCATTCTCAAAGATATGAAAGCAAACAGTGTGGAATCTTCTACAATTGTTTGTCATTCAGGTGTTATTAAAACATTGTTAATATTCTTAGAAAACAGGCCCTTCTTAGACTTTAGAGAAATTCATGCACCCAATGGAATGGGATACATACTTGATGTTGATTTCGATGATTCGTTAAATCGCATTATCTTAAATAACGTAGAGGAATTACCTAAAAAATAA
- the metG gene encoding methionine--tRNA ligase → MKNNKNYYITTAIAYTSAKPHIGNIYEIVLADSIARFKRAQGYNVRFQTGTDEHGQKIEDNAKEHNMLPKDYVDNISGVIRGLFDLMNVQYDYFIRTTDDYHKEQVQKVFKKLFDQGDLYKGNYEGWYCKSCESFYSDSQVEDETCPECGAKVVRQQESCYFFKMSNYQERLVQYIKDNPSFIQPESRKNEMLQNFLKEDLYDLAVSRTSFKWGIPVDFDPEHVVYVWIDALINYITGLGYDVDGKNGPLFDEFWPADVHLIGKDILRFHTIYWPILLMALDVELPKQIFGHPWLLTGDSKMSKSKGNAVYVDDLTSVLGVDPVRYIMLHEMPFERDGHLTYELMIERINTDLANIIGNLVNRTISMTNKYFDGVLTVNNVHDDMDDELIAACKNLIPNVEAKMDTLHVADAISEIVSLFRKGNKYIDDTQPWVLAKDETKQDRLQTVLYNLTELIRIGGIALESFVPETSQRILAQLQTEHTSFESAQTFGLFELNKPVVSKTDIIFNRLDVKETLELLEKEVEPVIETSIVEEETKEITFDQFQDVELRTGTITKVDKHPKADKLYVLQVDLGSKEVTVVSSLVEFFTEEELLNHKVVLVANLKPVKLRGVMSNGMILTAEEGDKVRLVTGGDVANGTLLR, encoded by the coding sequence ATGAAAAACAATAAAAATTACTATATAACAACCGCTATTGCTTATACATCAGCAAAACCTCATATTGGAAACATTTATGAGATTGTGCTAGCAGATAGTATTGCACGTTTTAAACGTGCTCAAGGTTATAATGTTCGTTTCCAAACAGGAACGGATGAGCATGGTCAAAAAATAGAAGATAATGCGAAAGAACACAATATGTTACCGAAAGATTATGTCGATAATATTTCAGGTGTGATTCGTGGTCTATTTGATCTTATGAATGTACAGTACGATTATTTTATTCGTACAACTGATGACTATCATAAAGAACAAGTTCAAAAGGTTTTCAAGAAACTTTTTGATCAAGGTGATTTATACAAAGGAAATTATGAAGGATGGTACTGTAAGTCATGTGAGTCATTCTATTCTGATTCACAGGTAGAAGACGAAACATGTCCCGAGTGTGGTGCGAAAGTTGTACGTCAACAAGAATCATGTTACTTCTTTAAAATGAGTAACTATCAAGAGCGTCTAGTCCAATATATCAAGGATAATCCTTCATTTATTCAACCTGAATCACGTAAGAATGAGATGCTTCAAAACTTCCTTAAAGAAGATCTCTATGATCTTGCGGTTTCACGAACAAGTTTCAAGTGGGGAATCCCGGTAGACTTTGATCCTGAACATGTTGTGTATGTTTGGATTGATGCTTTGATTAACTATATTACTGGTTTAGGATATGATGTTGATGGGAAGAACGGTCCACTCTTTGATGAGTTTTGGCCTGCAGATGTTCATTTAATTGGTAAAGACATTTTGCGTTTCCACACAATTTACTGGCCAATTCTATTAATGGCCCTTGATGTTGAGTTACCAAAACAAATATTCGGACACCCATGGTTACTTACTGGAGACAGTAAGATGAGTAAATCCAAGGGGAATGCAGTTTATGTTGATGATCTTACATCTGTCTTGGGTGTCGATCCTGTTCGATACATCATGCTTCATGAAATGCCATTTGAACGTGATGGCCATCTCACATATGAATTAATGATTGAACGCATTAATACAGATCTTGCGAATATTATTGGAAACCTTGTTAACCGTACAATCTCAATGACAAATAAATACTTTGATGGTGTGTTAACGGTTAACAACGTACATGACGATATGGATGATGAGTTGATTGCTGCATGTAAAAACTTAATTCCAAATGTTGAAGCGAAGATGGATACGCTTCATGTAGCGGATGCAATTTCTGAGATTGTTTCCTTATTTAGAAAAGGGAATAAATATATTGATGATACTCAACCTTGGGTTCTTGCGAAGGACGAAACGAAACAAGATCGCCTTCAAACAGTACTTTATAATCTAACGGAATTGATTCGTATTGGTGGTATCGCTCTGGAATCATTTGTTCCAGAAACATCACAGCGTATTCTTGCACAATTACAAACAGAACATACATCGTTTGAAAGTGCGCAGACATTTGGTCTCTTTGAACTTAATAAACCAGTTGTTTCAAAAACAGACATCATCTTTAATCGTTTAGATGTGAAAGAAACACTTGAGTTATTAGAAAAGGAGGTAGAACCTGTGATAGAAACAAGCATTGTTGAAGAAGAAACAAAAGAAATAACTTTTGATCAATTCCAAGATGTTGAACTTCGTACGGGTACAATCACTAAAGTTGATAAACACCCTAAAGCAGATAAGCTCTATGTATTACAAGTTGATTTAGGCAGTAAAGAAGTAACTGTCGTAAGCAGTCTTGTAGAATTCTTTACTGAAGAAGAACTCCTCAATCATAAAGTTGTTCTTGTAGCAAACCTCAAACCCGTTAAACTACGCGGTGTTATGTCAAATGGTATGATTCTTACAGCCGAAGAAGGCGATAAAGTAAGACTTGTAACCGGTGGTGATGTAGCAAACGGAACGTTATTACGATAA